The Numida meleagris isolate 19003 breed g44 Domestic line unplaced genomic scaffold, NumMel1.0 unplaced_Scaffold272, whole genome shotgun sequence genome has a segment encoding these proteins:
- the SV2A gene encoding synaptic vesicle glycoprotein 2A isoform X2 translates to MFWMIGGIYASAMAWAIIPHYGWSFQMGSAYQFHSWRVFVLVCAFPSVFAIGALTTMPESPRFFLENGKHDEAWMVLKQVHDTNMRAKGHPERVFSVTHIKTIKREDELIEIQADTGAWHRRWLVRCLSLSQQVWSNFQQCFAPEYRRITLMMMAVWFTMSFSYYGLTVWFPDMIKHLQNIDYASRTKLFTREKVRHFTFNFTLENQIHQGGEYFNDKFIGLKMKSVIFEDSLFEECYFEDITSSNTFFKNCTFISTIFYNTDLFEYKFINSRVLNSTFLHNKEGCQLDFSDDNNAYMIYFVSFLGTLAVLPGNIVSALLMDKIGRLRMLAGSSVMSCVSCFFLSFGNSESAMIALLCLFGGVSIASWNALDVLTVELYPSDKRTTAFGFLNALCKLAAVLGISIFTSFVGITKAVPILLASAALALGSSLALKLPETRGQVLQ, encoded by the exons ATGTTCTGGATGATCGGCGGCATCTACGCCTCCGCCATGGCCTGGGCCATCATCCCGCACTACG GCTGGAGCTTCCAGATGGGCTCGGCGTACCAGTTCCACAGCTGGAGGGTCTTCGTCCTGGTGTGCGCCTTTCCCTCTGTCTTCGCCATCGGAGCGCTGACCACCATGCCCGAGAGCCCCCGCTTCTTTCTGGAg AACGGCAAGCACGACGAGGCCTGGATGGTGCTGAAGCAGGTCCACGACACCAACATGCGGGCCAAGGGGCACCCCGAGAGGGTCTTCTCG GTCACCCACATCAAGACCATCAAGCGGGAGGACGAGCTGATCGAGATCCAGGCGGACACGGGCGCATGGCACCGCCGCTGGCTGGTGCGCTGCCTCAGCCTCTCGCAGCAG GTTTGGAGCAACTTCCAGCAGTGCTTCGCGCCCGAGTACCGCCGCATCACGCTGATGATGATGGCCGTGTGGTTCACCATGAGCTTCAG CTACTACGGGCTGACGGTGTGGTTCCCGGACATGATCAAGCACCTGCAGAACATCGACTACGCCTCGCGCACCAAGCTCTTCACCCGCGAGAAGGTCCGGCACTTCACCTTCAACTTCACCCTGGAGAACCAGATCCACCAGGGCGGGGAGTACTTCAATGACAA GTTCATTGGGCTGAAGATGAAGTCGGTGATTTTTGAGGACTCGCTGTTCGAGGAGTGCTACTTCGAGGACATCACCTCCAGTAACACCTTCTTCAAGAACTGCACCTTCATCTCCACCATCTTCTACAACACAG ACCTCTTCGAGTACAAGTTCATCAACAGCCGCGTGCTGAACAGCACCTTCCTGCACAACAAGGAGGGCTGCCAGCTGGACTTCAGCGATGACAACAATGCCTACATGATTTACTTCGTCAGCTTCCTCGGCACCCTGGCCGTGCTGCCCGGGAACATCGTCTCGGCGCTGCTCATGGACAAGATCGGCCGCCTCCGCATGCtgg CCGGCTCCAGCGTGATGTCCTGTGTgagctgcttcttcctctcctttggGAACAGTGAATCTGCCATGATCGCGCTGCTCTGCCTCTTCGGCGGCGTCAGCATTGCCTCCTGGAATGCCCTCGACGTGCTCACCGTGGAGCTCTACCCCTCCGACAAGAG GACGACGGCGTTCGGGTTCCTCAACGCTCTCTGCAAGCTGGCGGCCGTGCTGGGCATCAGCATCTTCACCTCCTTCGTGGGCATCACCAAGGCCGTGCCCATCCTGCTCGCCTCCGCCGCGCTCGCCCTGGGCAGTTCCCTGGCCCTCAAACTGCCCGAAACGCGCGGGCAGGTCCTGCAGTGA